The Rattus rattus isolate New Zealand chromosome 1, Rrattus_CSIRO_v1, whole genome shotgun sequence genome includes a region encoding these proteins:
- the Prdm14 gene encoding PR domain zinc finger protein 14: MALSPSRETQSQDKVNYLPQSSPQHLSTYYAPVPGYSHFGNLATTEEDFQPWKLTAAVFESQAMAQLNAFRMTPPLLNPSLAVQSEPLYNLPWYKLSPWYPIPQFTPEVPQFLDSTKHENGGSSSENSVPVGGQINRGQLWGAENLLLPSPVLALLPDGIKTSHSIPVPQTLNQDGKLSFRGFSFTEEELRFVLYGAIASPEHPSGLQHAISGILVPTESSGSNHLRKTLDKDSLQLPEGLCLLQTAFGDAPHFGVFCSNFVAKGVRFGPFQGKVVNASEVKTHRDNSRMWEIFEDGHLSHFIDGKGSGNWMSYVNCARFPEEQNLAAVQHQDQIFYESCKDIHQNQELLVWYGNCYEKFLDIPMSLQVPEQEGKQLSEPCEESAEGYRCERCGKVFTYRYYRDKHLKYTPCVDKGDRKFPCSLCQRSFEKRDRLRIHILHVHERHRPYLCSTCGKSFSQSSSLNKHMRVHSGDRPYQCVYCTKKFTASSILRTHIRQHSGEKPFKCKHCGKAFASHAAHDSHVRRSHKEDGRSSCNICGKGFLDQEAFYAHAKLHKTC, translated from the exons ATGGCCTTATCGCCTTCTCGGGAGACCCAGTCCCAGGACAAGGTGAACTACCTGCCCCAGAGTAGCCCCCAGCACCTGAGTACCTACTATGCGCCTGTCCCAGGCTACAGCCACTTCGGGAACCTCGCCACCACCGAGGAGGATTTTCAGCCTTGGAAACTGACGGCTGCAGTGTTTGAGTCCCAGGCAATGGCCCAGCTTAATGCTTTTCGGATGACTCCTCCCTTGTTGAACCCGAGTCTGGCTGTGCAGAGCGAGCCGCTGTACAATCTGCCCTGGTACAAGTTGTCACCATGGTATCCAATTCCTCAATTCACTCCTGAGGTACCACAATTTCTAGACAGCACTAAGCATGAGAACGGCGGTTCCAGCAGCGAAAATTCGGTCCCGGTCGGCGGCCAAATCAACAGAGGCCAGTTGTGGGGAGCTGAAAATTTACTTCTGCCGTCCCCGGTACTTGCTCTACTACCTGATGGAATTAAGACTTCCCACTCAATACCTGTCCCCCAAACCTTGAACCAAGACGGGAAGCTGTCTTTTCGCGGCTTCAGCTTCACAGAGGAGGAACTGCGCTTCGTTCTGTATGGAGCCATCGCTAGTCCGGAGCACCCATCTGGCTTACAGCACGCAATTTCAGGCATCCTGGTCCCCACAGAGAGTTCTG GGTCAAATCATCTTCGCAAAACTCTGGACAAAGACTCCCTTCAGCTTCCGGAAG gtctctgcctcctgcagacAGCTTTTGGTGATGCCCCACACTTTGGTGTGTTCTGTAGTAACTTCGTTGCCAAAGGAGTGAGATTTGGACCCTTTCAAGGTAAAGTGGTCAATGCCAGTGAAGTGAAGACACACAGGGACAATTCTCGGATGTGGGAA atttttgaaGATGGTCACCTGAGCCATTTTATCGATGGCAAAGGTTCCGGGAACTGGATGTCCTATGTCAACTGTGCTCGATTCCCCGAGGAGCAGAACCTGGCCGCAGTGCAGCACCAGGACCAGATATTTTACGAGAGCTGTAAAGACATCCACCAGAACCAGGAGCTGCTTGTGTGGTACGGAAATTGCTACGAGAAGTTTCTGGACATTCCCATGAGCCTCCAGGTCCCTGAGCAAGAAGGCAAACAGCTATCTGAGCCCTGTGAGG AGTCTGCGGAAGGCTACAGATGCGAACGCTGTGGGAAGGTGTTCACCTACAGATACTACAGAGATAAGCACCTCAAGTACACTCCCTGTGTGGACAAGGGGGATAGGAAGTTTCCATGCTCTCTCTGCCAAAGATCCTTTGAAAAGCGTGACCGACTCCGGATCCACATCCTTCACGTCCACGAGAGGCACCGGCCCTACCTG TGTTCAACGTGTGGGAAAAGCTTCTCTCAGTCTTCCAGCCTGAACAAGCACATGAGAGTCCACTCTGGAGACAGGCCGTACCAGTGTGTGTACTGCACGAAG AAGTTCACCGCCTCCAGCATACTCCGGACACACATTAGACAGCACTCTGGGGAGAAGCCCTTCAAGTGCAAACACTGTGGTAAAGCTTTTGCATCCCACGCTGCCCATGACAGCCACGTCCGGCGCTCACACAAGGAGGATGGCCGGAGCTCCTGCAATATTTGTGGGAAAGGCTTCCTGGATCAAGAGGCTTTCTATGCCCATGCGAAGCTTCACAAAACCTGCTAG